One part of the Mycolicibacterium aromaticivorans JS19b1 = JCM 16368 genome encodes these proteins:
- the disA gene encoding DNA integrity scanning diadenylate cyclase DisA, protein MAVSTVNGVSGSAQPTAATLRETIGRLAPGTALRDGLERILRGRTGALIVLGYDERVETICDGGFSLDVRFAPTRLRELSKMDGAVVLSTDGSRIVRANVQLVPDPTIPTDESGTRHRSAERTAIQTGYPVVSVSHSMNIVTVYVSGERHVVADSATILSRANQAIATLERYKARLDEVSRQLSTAEIEDFVTLRDVMTVVQRLEMVRRIGLEIDYDAVELGTDGRQLRLQLEELLGGNDTARELIMRDYHANPDPPSKTQVASTLAELDSLSDTELLDFTALSRVFGYPSTAEAQDSALSARGYRAMAGIPRLQFAHVDLLVRRFGSLQGLLAASATDLQSVEGIGAMWARHVREGLSQLAESTIADRLV, encoded by the coding sequence CCGTCAACGGAGTCAGCGGCTCCGCCCAGCCAACGGCGGCCACGCTGCGCGAGACCATCGGGCGACTGGCGCCCGGCACTGCCCTTCGCGACGGACTGGAGCGCATCCTGCGTGGTCGCACGGGTGCGCTGATCGTTCTGGGCTACGACGAGCGGGTCGAGACGATCTGCGACGGCGGGTTCTCGCTGGATGTGCGGTTCGCCCCGACCCGGTTGCGCGAGCTGTCGAAGATGGACGGCGCCGTGGTGCTGTCCACCGACGGCAGCCGGATCGTACGAGCCAACGTCCAACTGGTGCCGGATCCGACGATCCCCACCGACGAGTCCGGAACCCGGCACCGCTCCGCCGAGCGCACCGCGATCCAGACCGGCTATCCGGTCGTCTCGGTGAGCCACTCGATGAACATCGTCACGGTGTACGTCTCCGGCGAACGCCATGTGGTGGCCGACTCAGCCACCATCCTGTCGCGGGCCAACCAGGCGATCGCCACGCTGGAGCGCTACAAGGCTCGCCTCGACGAGGTGTCCCGGCAGTTGTCCACCGCCGAGATCGAAGACTTCGTCACGCTGCGCGACGTCATGACGGTGGTGCAGCGGCTCGAGATGGTTCGCCGCATCGGCCTCGAAATCGATTACGACGCAGTGGAACTCGGCACCGACGGCAGACAGCTGCGACTACAGCTCGAAGAACTGCTTGGCGGCAACGACACCGCGCGCGAACTGATCATGCGCGACTATCACGCCAACCCCGACCCTCCGTCGAAGACTCAGGTCGCCTCGACGCTGGCCGAATTGGACTCGCTGTCGGACACCGAACTATTGGACTTCACCGCGCTGTCGCGCGTGTTCGGCTATCCCTCGACGGCGGAGGCACAGGATTCGGCACTGAGCGCCCGCGGCTATCGCGCGATGGCCGGTATACCGCGCCTGCAGTTCGCCCACGTCGACCTGCTGGTACGCCGCTTCGGTTCCCTGCAGGGGCTGTTGGCAGCCAGCGCCACCGACCTACAGTCCGTCGAAGGCATCGGTGCGATGTGGGCACGACACGTTCGCGAGGGCTTGTCGCAGCTGGCCGAGTCGACCA